Part of the Tepidibacillus fermentans genome, CCACGTTTTACAAGTTCTAATGCCGTTTCACTTTTACCGATTCCACTTGACCCTGTAATTAATATCCCTACTCCATACACATCAACCAGAACACCATGAAGTGTAATCGTTGGTGCCAATTGAGCCTCGAGATAGTTGGTTAGTTTACTAGCAAAGCGTGTAGTATTCATCGCTGTGCGAAGAATCGGAATTCTTTTCTTACAGGAGACCTCGATTAATTCCTCTGGTACAGACAAATTGCGAGCGATGATAATAGCTGGTGTCTCATCATGGCATAATTTTTCCATTCTTTCTTTCCGTACCCTTGAAGACAGTCCTTCAAGGAAGGTTAATTCTGTTTTCCCTAAAATTTGTACTCGTTCATAGGGATAATATGTAAAAAAACCCGCCATTTCTAGACCCGGTCGGCTTAAGTCACTCACCGTGATTTTTCGGTCTAGATCAGCAAGATCGCAGACTAACTCTAAATCAAAAGCATCTTTTAAATCTTTTACTTTTAGAATCTTTTTCACATGGTTCCCTCCACTTGGAGATGATATGGAAATCTATATTAGCAGAACAGCGACTGATGTACATCAGTCGCTGTTTGTTTTTCCTCATTATTATAGAATTTTTATAATTGAATGTAAAGAAAATGAAATTCGATTAGATTACACTATCTTCTGTATCCTTATCAAAAATGTGAATCTTATTCATATCGAAAGCTAACTTCACTTGTGTTCCAGCCTTCAATTGAGAACGAGCATTTACTCTTGCAGTAACCGATTCTTTTCCTACGCCAGAAAGATAGAGATACATTTCGGCACCCATATGCTCAGCCACATCAATCATTGCCGTAAACTGACTATTTGGAGAAGATTCTAGGAAAATTAATTCATCATGAATATCCTCTGGACGAATTCCTAGGAAAACCTCTTTTCCTACATAACCTTTTTCACGTAAAGTTTTAGCTTTCCCCTCTGGGATTACAAACTGAACTTGATTAATTTTAAATACCAATGAATCCCCATTGGTTTCCAATTTTCCAGGAATAAAATTCATGGATGGAGAACCAATAAAACCTGCTACGAACATATTTTTAGGATGATTATATAATTCAGTCGGTGTATCAACCTGTTGAATGACACCATCTTTCATGACCACAATTCGATCCCCCATGGTCATCGCTTCTGTTTGGTCGTGAGTAACATAGATGACCGTTGTCTCTAGACGTTTATGCAATTTACTAATCTCAGTTCTCATTTGTACACGTAGTTTAGCATCAAGGTTTGATAATGGTTCGTCCATCAAGAATACTTTTGGCTCACGTACGATCGCACGCCCCAAAGCAACCCGTTGTCTTTGTCCACCAGAAAGTGCTTTTGGTTTGCGATCAAGTAAATGTTCGATGTCTAAAATTTTTGCAGCTTCATGAACTCGTTTTTTAATTTCTTCTTTGGAGAACTTTCTTAATTTCAAACCAAATGCCATATTGTCATAAACGGTCATATGTGGGTATAACGCATAGCTTTGGAATACCATCGCAATATCGCGATCCTTTGGTGCTTTGTCATTGACTCTCTCATCACCAATATACAGGTCACCTTCGGAAATTTCTTCTAGACCTGCGATCATCCGTAATGTAGTTGACTTACCACAACCCGAAGGACCAACTAATACGAGGAACTCTTTATCTTTGATTTCAAGATTAATATCTTTGACTACTTCATGGTTGCCGTAACGTTTGTACACATGTTTCAATGTTACACTTGCCATAACTTATCCCTCCATCGTAAAAACATAGAATCATTTATTTCTTGTTTCTAGTCTACCTTTTGATGAAAACGTTTTCTATTCGCATTTCTTACAAATATTTTTTGCGATTCTATTCAATTTGTCCAAAACGCTTTTTTAGGAGGGATAGCCATTTAAAAGTCATAGCATCATGAAATTGTTTCACATCCAAACCTGTTTGCTGTTTAACTTTATCAATCCGATATTGCAAAGTGTTTCGATGGATAAAAAGCCTTCTAGCCGTTTCACTCATATTTAGATTTTCTTCCAAGAAAACCCGAATCGTCTCTTCTATTTCTGGATCTAACGTCAACATCCATTGCTTCGGAATAAAGGATTTCAACTCCTCACTAGGTATTTTCGCTATCATCCTTTCGAAAAAATGATTCCAAGGGGAGAAGACTTTCACATCAACATAGAACCATTTTATCCAAGACATATCTTGAATCAATTGAACACTATGTTTTAAAAGTTTCTCGATACTTGTTGCAGGTTTATGAATTCCGATTTTCACTTCTTCATGCCACTCATTTTGTAACATTTCATACAGTCCAAAGGCAAACTCATCTACTTCGTCCTTTTGATCAAGTCGTAGTTTCTCGTTAGAGACCAAGACCAGTAAACTACGTTGAGAGATTGGAATCGGTAATAATGTACCAGGTATATAGGACTGAATAATATCAATGAATGACTTTTCTTCCCAACCTTGTTCTTTTTTAAGAAACAACACGGGAAACCAACCGTTATGCCATCCTTTTGCTTCCCTAACCCAATTTGGAATTTGAATCCTTTCTATGGCCTTTTCATTGGTTAGAATTTCCGTCAACCAGTCTTTTAGTTTTTCTTCGATCGACTTGGTATTTGCCAAAAAATCGCGAATGTTAGAAACGATTTGTTGCAATTCTTCGATTGTTAGGGTTTGTTTTTGATCTACAACTTTTAAATAGATTCTCTCTTCTTCTGTTTCTAAGAGGAGTATTGTATTCGTATCTCGTTGCTGTTCTTTTTCCATTCCTTTTTTGACGCGAATCAGTTCCATTCCCTTTTTCAATCCAAATCTCTCCTAGCACCCAATCAAGCAAGGACGAATTTTTGAAACACTTCCCATACCCCATGGTCATTATTCGTTTTGGTCACATAATCAGCAATCGCTTTTATCTCAGGGCGAGCATTTCCCATGGCAACACCTAAACCTGCTAATTCAATCATATCTCGATCATTATAGCTATCACCAATCGCTATCACTTGCTCCATCGTAATCCCTTTTTGCTTCGCAAGAAAGCGAATCGCATTTCCTTTTGTCGCTTCAGGATGGGTAATTTCCAAAAAGTATGGTTTGGAAATTGTAACATGAAGTTGATTTCCATATCGATATTGATATTCTTTCTCTAATGTTTGAATGTTATCAGGGTCATCGATAATTAGGATTTTGATGGGCTCGGTTTGTGATTGATCCATTTGTTGAACCAAATCATCAACCACATAATAGGGTACATCTGATGCTTTGGCATAGTCTCGAATATATTGATTCTCTTCAGCGACATAGAGTTGATCTTCGAGATAGATTTGAATGTGTTTATTCTTCTCTATTAAATCTTTTATGATATCGATCGATAACTCATAGGGAACCAATCTTTGAAAAAGAACCTCACCGCTTAAAACATTTTTGATATATGCCCCTTGATAAGTGATAATGGGAACGTCTAATTCAATGGCTTTTGCATATTTTTTAGCAGATTGGAACATCCGTCCTGTTGCTAGAGTCACCGTTATCCCTTTGTCGACAGCTTCGCGAATCGCTTCAATCGTTTGTGACGATATCGTCAAATCATCAGCTAGTAGTGTGTCGTCTAGATCGATTGCGACAAGTTTGTAGTTCATCTTGGATTTCCTTTCTGATCTGAAATTTCACTTTAATTTATTTTAGCATAATAATTAAAAGTAAAGACAAAAAAGGGCACTAATGTTAATGATTAATGCCCCATTATTTACAAACAACCATCTACTCTCCAAAAATAATATTTAAATGCGCTAACTCATTAAAAAAACCGAGCTATGCACGGTTTTTTTTGCAGTTCATCATCATTTACGGGTTTTTAGCCTAGATCAAACAAGTCAAGATCACGAAAAATTTCCTTTACTGATATTGATAAGCATGGGATGAGTGGTGAGGTGATCGTTTCTTCATCTCCTCCAAATACCTCATATAGATCATATTGATGTTTTTCCGGATTCAATAAATTTTGTTCTATAGTGCGATGCAAAGGATCAACTATCCAGTATTCCTTTATGCCAAAATATGCATATGTTTTCCGTTTGTTCTTCTTGTCTTTTAATGCGGTGGAAGGAGAGAGAATTTCCACGATTAAATCCGGTGCTCCTTCAATCCCCCTTCGCGTAATGATATCTCTGCGATTTCTTTGAATCATTACTATATCCGGTTGACGTACTTCAGCATTTGATAGTATAAGATCAATCGGAGCATACAGAATGAAATAATCAAGACGACAATGTTGATTTATCATTGCGATAAGATTACTGCTTATGATCTGATGTTCTGCTGTAGGGGCAGGAGCCATAAGTTCTAGCTTTCCGTTTACCAATTCATAATGCGAACCATCTTCAGGCAGCTTGGAATAATCCTCGTAAGTCAAGCTTTCTTCTTTTATATCTTCAACATGCCTTTTTTTCCCCATTGTTTCTCACTCCCCTACACATCACATTTTTCTTTATTATATCATGTGGCTAGAAATTCAAAAGGGAGAATAGGCTGATTCCTATTTTCCAAATACGCTCCTAGCTTTTTCAATTGCTTTCTTAATTTCCAGATTGGATACTCCTGTTTTCGGATTACCCGTTAAACAAACGAAATCAAATCCTAATTTTTTAGCCTCCATTAAATCATTTTCAGAAACTATTCTCCCTTCTGGTAGCTAAGATTTTTATTAATCATTAATACCTGCTTTTTCTTTAATTATGGACATTGCTTTTTTATCCGCAATAATGGTTACCCTTGGGTGCCTTTTTAAGATTGAAGCTGGAAGTCTTTCGTCTATGGTTTTCGTCATTAAATCGTATAGAATTTGTGCTTTTTTCAAGCCATAAGCCAATAATAGAATCTCCTTGCTTTTCATGATGGAGGCAATTCCCATCGTAATCGCATGTGTAGGTACTTCAGATAAATCATGAAAAAAACGAGAATTTGCGATTCGTGTAGACTCAGCTAACTTCACAACATGAGTAATGGAATCAAAACTTGTACCAGGTTCATTAAATCCAATATGTCCATTTACACCAATTCCTAAAAGTTGTAGGTCAATACCTCCTACTTGATCAATCTGTTCTTCATATCTTTGGCATTCAGCTTCCAAATCCTTCGCCATACCATTTGGAATGTGTATTTGGTTTGATGGTATATCAATATGATCAAAAAGGTTTTTATACATATAATAGTAGTAACTATTAGGATTGCTTTTTTCTAATCCGACATACTCGTCTAAATTAAATGTTTTAACAGATTTGTATGACGTTTTATTATTTATAAAATCTTCTCGTAAATGTTCATATACACCTAGAGGGGTTGAACCTGTTGCTAAACCAAGGGTTAAAGAAGAAGATTGAGATACTCGTTTGATAACCATTTCTGAGGCCTTTTTAGCTAATGCGTTGTAATCTTCTACTTCAATGATTTTCATCTTTTTCGCTTCCTTTTCGGTTATACTCTAATTCATCTCGACAAAATACAATGATAATTTGGTTGTTCTGATCAAGTAAAACAAGATCCACATCCTTGCCAAATTCAATAATACCTTTTTAATATCGTTCACTGACGTTATTTGTTTTTTTAAATTATTCAATATCAGGGTCAATAATCGCATGCGGGGGTGGGGGTTTTTAGACTGGTTTTCTGTAGACTAATTCCAAACTTTTATTTTAAAGAATTTAATACCTTTATTTTTTCTACTTTAACGTTCTTAAACATCGATTCTACATTTGCCTTTCGAATTTGGCCTGTTCCTATTTCCATTGCATTTGCAGTTCCACATGCTACTCCAAGCTTTAGCATATCTTCTATTCCATAATTTTTATAAAGTCCAATTGCTAAACCAGCAACCATAGAATCGCCTGATCCAACAGGATTTTTTACTTCTATTTTTGGAATTTTTACCTTATAACCTAGATCTTTATGGATTATAATAGCCCCATCACTTCCCAAGGAAACAACAACAAATTCAACGCCATTTTGACTAATTTCTTTAGCAGCTTTAATAATTTCTTCTTCTGATTCAATAGGTCGATTCATTAGCAATTCTAATTCACTTTTATTTGGTTTAATCAAAAAAGGGGAAGCATTAAGTCCTTCTCTTAATGCTGAACCACTTGTATCCAAAATAAATGGTTTTCCCTTTTTCTTTGCCCTAATAATTAATTCATAATACATCGACTCAGGTACACCTTCAGGTAAACTTCCCGACGCAACAAGTACTGAACTATCTTGTAGTATTCTTTCATATTTTTGGAGAAATAACTCGATTTGTTCAGATGTTACTTTTGGCCCAGATTCTAGTATTTCTGTTTGTACCACATCCTTTGACAGTATTGCGATACAATTGCGTGTCTCACCGGTTATTTGAATAAAGTCATTTTTTATTCCTTGTTCGGTTAATTGTTCAAGAATGAATTCGCCATTTTTTCCGCCAATAAACCCTGTCGTTAATACATCTTCACCAAATTGTTTTATTACACGAGCAACATTAAGTCCTTTTCCACCAGCTGTTGCTTCAAATTGATGTGTTCGAAAGAGATTACCAACTTGAAAATCTTGAACAACATATCTTCTATCAACGGATGGGTTTAAAGTAATCGTTGTAATCATAAAAAATCACTTCCTTATAAAGCCTTACCATCACTACCACATAACTTTATCTTTTCAATCGTTACCTTTTTCATCGCATCTTTACCAGGAGTCAAATATTTTCTTGGATCACTTTCCTCTGGATGTTCATTGAAAAATTGTTTTACCGCATTGGAGAATGGTATCTTTAATTCTGTTGCAATATTTACTTTAGTAATTCCTAGTTCAATTGATCTTCTTACATCTTTATCTGGAATTCCTGAAGCACCGTGAAGGACTAATGGTATATCTATTAGTTGATTAATCCGTTCAAGTCGGTCAAAATCTAACTTTGGTTTATCTTTATATAAACCGTGAGCTGTCCCAATTGCTACAGCTAATGAGTCTATATTCGTTATTTCAACAAATTCAACAGCTTTTTCTGGATCCGTAAATATTGAATTCTTTTCATCCACTACTAAATCATCTTCTTGACCACCAAGTCGACCTAATTCAGCTTCAACAGTTACACCAAATCGATGTGCATAATCAACCACTTCTGACACCTTTCGAATATTTTCCTCAAATGGGTCATGAGAAGCATCAATCATAACCGATTTATAACCTAAATCAATACATTGTTTAATGTAATCAATGTCTTCTGAATGGTCTAGATGAAGAGCAATAGGGATATTGTATCTAGCAGTTGCTACGTTTGCGATAGCCAACAAATAATCTGGACCGGCATATTTTACGGTACTTGGAGTAGCGGCAAGAATAATTGGTGAATACAATTCAGCTGCAGCCTCTACTACAACCTGAACTGTTTCTAAATTGTGAATGTTAAAAGCGGGTACTGCATATTTTCTTTTTTTCGCGTCAAGAAGCATCTCTTTTGTAGATACAATCGACATCTGAATACCTCCTCATAAGTGCATCTTAATCAACAACACCAATAATCATGATATTATGATGTACGTACCAATTATAATCTTATTGATTACAAAATTTCAAGGAAACAGGGATTTTTTATTAATGTTTAAGACTGTAATAAAACCTTTGAATCACATATGCGATACCATTCTCATCATTTGATCGAGTCACGTAGTTTGCTAACTTCTTTACTTTTTGTGGAGCGTTATCCATGGCAACGCCTAATCCAGCATACTCAATCATCTCTATATCATTGTGATTATCGCCGATTGCAATGATTTCCGTTGAATCAATTCCCAATTCGCTACTTAATACTTTTAGACCAAAAGCCTTAGAAATATCCTTGGGTAAGATTTCAAACCCCATACCAGAGTAAGTAATTCGAATTTGATCATGAAACTTAGTTAATAATTCTTTCATTATGAACTGTATTTTTTTTTCATTTTCAGCAACGATTGAAATTTTTTGCGGTTCTATTCGGTTCAACTTAATATAAGATAACATATCTTGGTTAGAAATAAACTTGCTACTTCTATATTCAACAAATTTATATTTCAGTGCTGATAATGATTTTGTGTTAAAAAAATTTTTCCATGGATATCTCACATTGATGATTGAATACGGATCTTGTTGCAACTCAAAATCGAGTTGGAAATCCGTAATCATTTCAATCATTTTTTGTACTATTTCATTAGGTAGTTTACTTATAAATAAAGGTTGTTCTAAACAATTTGCAATCAAAGCTCCATCATGTGTAATAATCGGAATTTTAATATTCAAGTCTTTTGCTATTTCCTTTGCGAAGGAATATGATCGCCCAGTTGCCAAGGTCACCAGTAGTCCATCTTTAATTACATTTCTAATCATTTTTTTTGTTTGTGGAAGGATATATTTTTTAGAAGAAAAAAGCGTCCCATCTATATCTAGTGCCAACAATTTATAAGCCAAATCTTGTTCCCCTTTCACAAAAGTTTATCTTTCGTTTCTTTTATAAATTTTTACACCTTGAGCAACCTTATGAACCAAACCAATTTGATCCGGTTGATCAGGGGAAACCTTTAGCTGAATTGATTTTAATATGGCCAAAGATTGAAAAAATATTGAATATTGAAATATAATGTGTGAATCATCCAAATAATTAAATTGACCTCTATTAAAGTAGAAATAATAATCACTATTCTCATCAATTTCAGGATCATAGTTGATTGATATAGCAACAATCGTACTA contains:
- the nagB gene encoding glucosamine-6-phosphate deaminase; translated protein: MKIIEVEDYNALAKKASEMVIKRVSQSSSLTLGLATGSTPLGVYEHLREDFINNKTSYKSVKTFNLDEYVGLEKSNPNSYYYYMYKNLFDHIDIPSNQIHIPNGMAKDLEAECQRYEEQIDQVGGIDLQLLGIGVNGHIGFNEPGTSFDSITHVVKLAESTRIANSRFFHDLSEVPTHAITMGIASIMKSKEILLLAYGLKKAQILYDLMTKTIDERLPASILKRHPRVTIIADKKAMSIIKEKAGIND
- a CDS encoding ABC transporter ATP-binding protein; translation: MASVTLKHVYKRYGNHEVVKDINLEIKDKEFLVLVGPSGCGKSTTLRMIAGLEEISEGDLYIGDERVNDKAPKDRDIAMVFQSYALYPHMTVYDNMAFGLKLRKFSKEEIKKRVHEAAKILDIEHLLDRKPKALSGGQRQRVALGRAIVREPKVFLMDEPLSNLDAKLRVQMRTEISKLHKRLETTVIYVTHDQTEAMTMGDRIVVMKDGVIQQVDTPTELYNHPKNMFVAGFIGSPSMNFIPGKLETNGDSLVFKINQVQFVIPEGKAKTLREKGYVGKEVFLGIRPEDIHDELIFLESSPNSQFTAMIDVAEHMGAEMYLYLSGVGKESVTARVNARSQLKAGTQVKLAFDMNKIHIFDKDTEDSVI
- the hprK gene encoding HPr(Ser) kinase/phosphatase, which gives rise to MKKILKVKDLKDAFDLELVCDLADLDRKITVSDLSRPGLEMAGFFTYYPYERVQILGKTELTFLEGLSSRVRKERMEKLCHDETPAIIIARNLSVPEELIEVSCKKRIPILRTAMNTTRFASKLTNYLEAQLAPTITLHGVLVDVYGVGILITGSSGIGKSETALELVKRGHRLVADDAVEIRQTAENELIGTAPEVIRHLLEIRGLGIINVMTLFGAGAVRIHKKITQVVKLEMWDKDKNYERLGLDEQKMKIMDTEIPEITIPVRPGRNLAVIIEVAAMNYRLKIMGHHAAKEFTERLSEFMDEEH
- a CDS encoding Cof-type HAD-IIB family hydrolase is translated as MNYKLVAIDLDDTLLADDLTISSQTIEAIREAVDKGITVTLATGRMFQSAKKYAKAIELDVPIITYQGAYIKNVLSGEVLFQRLVPYELSIDIIKDLIEKNKHIQIYLEDQLYVAEENQYIRDYAKASDVPYYVVDDLVQQMDQSQTEPIKILIIDDPDNIQTLEKEYQYRYGNQLHVTISKPYFLEITHPEATKGNAIRFLAKQKGITMEQVIAIGDSYNDRDMIELAGLGVAMGNARPEIKAIADYVTKTNNDHGVWEVFQKFVLA
- the pfkB gene encoding 1-phosphofructokinase encodes the protein MITTITLNPSVDRRYVVQDFQVGNLFRTHQFEATAGGKGLNVARVIKQFGEDVLTTGFIGGKNGEFILEQLTEQGIKNDFIQITGETRNCIAILSKDVVQTEILESGPKVTSEQIELFLQKYERILQDSSVLVASGSLPEGVPESMYYELIIRAKKKGKPFILDTSGSALREGLNASPFLIKPNKSELELLMNRPIESEEEIIKAAKEISQNGVEFVVVSLGSDGAIIIHKDLGYKVKIPKIEVKNPVGSGDSMVAGLAIGLYKNYGIEDMLKLGVACGTANAMEIGTGQIRKANVESMFKNVKVEKIKVLNSLK
- a CDS encoding Uma2 family endonuclease, which encodes MGKKRHVEDIKEESLTYEDYSKLPEDGSHYELVNGKLELMAPAPTAEHQIISSNLIAMINQHCRLDYFILYAPIDLILSNAEVRQPDIVMIQRNRRDIITRRGIEGAPDLIVEILSPSTALKDKKNKRKTYAYFGIKEYWIVDPLHRTIEQNLLNPEKHQYDLYEVFGGDEETITSPLIPCLSISVKEIFRDLDLFDLG
- a CDS encoding Cof-type HAD-IIB family hydrolase yields the protein MKGEQDLAYKLLALDIDGTLFSSKKYILPQTKKMIRNVIKDGLLVTLATGRSYSFAKEIAKDLNIKIPIITHDGALIANCLEQPLFISKLPNEIVQKMIEMITDFQLDFELQQDPYSIINVRYPWKNFFNTKSLSALKYKFVEYRSSKFISNQDMLSYIKLNRIEPQKISIVAENEKKIQFIMKELLTKFHDQIRITYSGMGFEILPKDISKAFGLKVLSSELGIDSTEIIAIGDNHNDIEMIEYAGLGVAMDNAPQKVKKLANYVTRSNDENGIAYVIQRFYYSLKH
- a CDS encoding tagatose bisphosphate family class II aldolase; this encodes MSIVSTKEMLLDAKKRKYAVPAFNIHNLETVQVVVEAAAELYSPIILAATPSTVKYAGPDYLLAIANVATARYNIPIALHLDHSEDIDYIKQCIDLGYKSVMIDASHDPFEENIRKVSEVVDYAHRFGVTVEAELGRLGGQEDDLVVDEKNSIFTDPEKAVEFVEITNIDSLAVAIGTAHGLYKDKPKLDFDRLERINQLIDIPLVLHGASGIPDKDVRRSIELGITKVNIATELKIPFSNAVKQFFNEHPEESDPRKYLTPGKDAMKKVTIEKIKLCGSDGKAL
- a CDS encoding PucR family transcriptional regulator → MKKGMELIRVKKGMEKEQQRDTNTILLLETEEERIYLKVVDQKQTLTIEELQQIVSNIRDFLANTKSIEEKLKDWLTEILTNEKAIERIQIPNWVREAKGWHNGWFPVLFLKKEQGWEEKSFIDIIQSYIPGTLLPIPISQRSLLVLVSNEKLRLDQKDEVDEFAFGLYEMLQNEWHEEVKIGIHKPATSIEKLLKHSVQLIQDMSWIKWFYVDVKVFSPWNHFFERMIAKIPSEELKSFIPKQWMLTLDPEIEETIRVFLEENLNMSETARRLFIHRNTLQYRIDKVKQQTGLDVKQFHDAMTFKWLSLLKKRFGQIE